The Thermococcus sp. genome contains a region encoding:
- the sat gene encoding sulfate adenylyltransferase, whose amino-acid sequence MVSKPHGGRLVRRLVAERTRERILGEQKEYPRVQIEHGRAIDLENIAHGVYSPLKGFLTSDDFESVLDHMRLSDDTPWTIPIVLDVRERTFDEGDAVLLYYDDLPIARMHVEEIYTYDKREFAVKVFKTDDPNHPGVARVMDMGNYLVGGEIELLNELPNPFAKYTLRPVETRVLFKERGWKTVVAFQTRNVPHLGHEYVQKAALTFVDGLFINPVLGRKKRGDYRDEVIIRAYEALFEHYYPKDAATLATVRYEMRYAGPREAIHHAIMRKNFGATHFIVGRDHAGVGDYYGPYEAWDLFGEFPDLGITPMFIRESFYCRKCGGMVNAKICPHSKEFHVHISGTKLRKMIMTGEQPPEYMMRPEVFEVVRSFENPFVG is encoded by the coding sequence ATGGTCTCAAAGCCGCACGGTGGCAGACTCGTCAGGAGGCTCGTTGCCGAGAGGACCCGCGAGAGAATTCTGGGCGAGCAGAAGGAATATCCCCGCGTCCAGATTGAGCATGGTCGCGCTATAGACCTTGAGAACATCGCCCACGGTGTCTACTCACCCCTCAAGGGCTTCCTCACGAGCGACGACTTCGAGAGCGTCCTCGACCACATGCGCCTGAGCGACGACACGCCCTGGACTATCCCGATAGTGCTCGACGTGAGGGAGAGGACCTTCGACGAGGGCGATGCGGTACTGCTGTATTACGACGACCTGCCGATAGCCAGGATGCACGTCGAGGAGATCTACACCTACGATAAGAGGGAGTTCGCGGTCAAGGTCTTCAAGACCGATGACCCCAATCACCCGGGCGTGGCTCGCGTTATGGATATGGGGAACTACCTCGTCGGCGGTGAGATAGAGCTCCTCAACGAGCTCCCGAACCCCTTCGCCAAGTACACCCTAAGGCCGGTCGAGACGCGGGTTCTCTTCAAGGAGCGCGGCTGGAAGACGGTGGTCGCCTTCCAGACCAGGAACGTGCCCCACCTCGGTCACGAGTACGTCCAGAAGGCTGCCCTCACCTTCGTGGACGGCCTCTTCATCAACCCAGTCCTTGGGAGGAAGAAGAGGGGCGACTACAGGGACGAGGTCATAATAAGGGCCTACGAGGCGCTCTTCGAGCATTACTACCCCAAAGACGCTGCAACCCTCGCCACGGTCCGCTACGAGATGCGTTATGCCGGGCCGAGGGAGGCCATCCACCACGCTATAATGAGGAAGAACTTCGGTGCAACGCACTTCATCGTCGGAAGGGACCACGCCGGAGTCGGAGACTACTACGGCCCCTACGAGGCCTGGGATCTCTTTGGAGAGTTCCCCGACCTCGGGATAACCCCCATGTTCATCCGTGAGTCCTTCTACTGCAGGAAGTGCGGGGGCATGGTCAACGCGAAGATCTGCCCCCATTCCAAGGAGTTCCACGTCCACATAAGCGGCACCAAGCTCAGGAAGATGATAATGACCGGAGAACAGCCGCCGGAGTACATGATGCGCCCGGAGGTCTTTGAAGTCGTGAGGAGCTTTGAGAACCCCTTCGTCGGGTGA
- a CDS encoding ribbon-helix-helix domain-containing protein: MAEEKKYTTVSIPKPLYDKIKARIEGTGFTSVSDYVTYVLREVLTSLEEEEKEEVFTEEEEEKVKERLRALGYLD, translated from the coding sequence ATGGCTGAGGAGAAGAAGTACACGACCGTTTCCATACCGAAGCCGCTCTACGACAAGATTAAGGCCAGGATAGAGGGCACCGGTTTCACCTCGGTTTCCGACTACGTGACCTACGTCCTCCGCGAGGTTCTTACGAGCCTCGAAGAGGAGGAGAAGGAAGAGGTCTTCACCGAGGAGGAGGAAGAGAAGGTCAAGGAGAGGCTTCGCGCCCTTGGCTACCTCGACTGA
- a CDS encoding DHH family phosphoesterase, whose protein sequence is MHLIVHHWDTDGVTSAALLVRALKLEEFTNMTAPIGEFRFDERIWNAVEKAEKLYVLDFNVPGEVERVRIPTLFMDHHTQPKIKNPLVEQVNPSLDGDYYPSCSLVVSEHFGLFNAWSALGVVGDIGKKAFELETVNELLRKANLSRTEALRLIELIDSSYIAMEREAVEGAVGILLENDVRDLLEYEPWVRKAEAIRDAIEEAVSGAEERNGFAFVEFESPFNIISKVARKLVWEMNYRGAVVVNGNFHGKAQVYFRISPEEAQRIDMAEVIARVKSLGTNAGGKREVLGCVCERDKIEDVLKIIEEYTR, encoded by the coding sequence ATGCACCTAATCGTCCACCACTGGGACACCGATGGGGTAACATCGGCGGCGCTTCTCGTGAGGGCCCTTAAGCTGGAGGAGTTCACCAACATGACGGCGCCGATAGGCGAGTTCAGGTTTGACGAAAGGATATGGAATGCCGTCGAAAAGGCAGAAAAACTCTACGTCCTTGACTTCAATGTCCCGGGTGAGGTCGAGAGGGTAAGAATCCCGACCCTCTTCATGGACCACCACACACAGCCGAAAATCAAAAATCCCCTCGTGGAGCAGGTTAATCCGTCGCTGGACGGTGACTACTACCCCTCCTGCTCACTCGTCGTCTCGGAGCACTTCGGCCTCTTCAACGCCTGGAGTGCCCTCGGCGTCGTTGGCGATATCGGGAAAAAGGCCTTCGAGCTGGAGACCGTTAACGAGCTCCTCCGGAAAGCGAACCTATCACGGACGGAAGCCTTAAGGCTGATTGAACTGATTGACTCCAGCTACATCGCCATGGAGAGGGAAGCCGTCGAGGGAGCCGTAGGGATTCTCCTCGAAAACGACGTCAGAGACCTACTCGAATACGAACCCTGGGTCAGGAAGGCTGAGGCCATCAGGGATGCCATCGAGGAGGCAGTTTCGGGGGCTGAAGAGCGGAACGGCTTCGCCTTCGTGGAGTTCGAGAGCCCCTTCAACATAATCTCCAAGGTCGCGAGGAAGCTCGTCTGGGAGATGAACTACAGGGGTGCGGTCGTGGTCAACGGGAACTTCCACGGGAAGGCCCAGGTCTACTTCCGAATCTCTCCGGAGGAAGCCCAAAGGATAGACATGGCCGAAGTCATCGCCAGGGTTAAATCCCTCGGCACCAACGCCGGCGGCAAGAGGG
- a CDS encoding STT3 domain-containing protein, which yields MDVNEIKGRLTGAYNIILTPKYAAALLVVLASAIRLLPMRFRYLLGYDPYFHLAYIRYALEKGEWVNFFPYATGPWGFQIHNSHPLGLWMTPAYVYRFLSVFGVSLYNAFRITPVIFGVLTVLFTYLAVLKLFGRREAFLSAFFLAVLFGHVFRSMAGYYRGDNYMLFWYSVALFGIALALTKNGEGWKYRRLAFYLIPALSSGFAAIFWQAYYPIFGFLLGSALLMAIGAFLLDEKGVFIDASALVAATALGALLANSLGSRFGYGMAASTRGLGQALAKEFGLQFGFIKDAFLLMYLKYAVPVSIVVIAVLFVLSRVLRERKQRAVVVGIGVVLALWVGVRYYGILNEILLRLFPAAPIVETQRSSLGDLWEAYGPAILIAPAFLLSFRSNRSKTGDFVVLGLVIVAVPMIILWTRFLFIGSLAVAVMAGVGTVRTYEAVLPGVSGRKFGATALALILLSVPLASAVHGVWTTKGIEPITNEAWDRALTYLGEHPSINDVVLTWWDQGHWVTYFAGRAPVAQGGPSKWVAQYYLGIKDEKALMGRGVDYVIVSYDTIMKFGAVLETANASPAEYAMIPMPLVSSTGGMLLFSAGPYSIMAVLKGDYWSVQVSTGGAILVPREVFVERGKSVESVTLTGKPNADAYVYINLNYGYAVLMNGKAFETPLARLMFTDDHPNFTEVYSDGGYIKIFRFEHPNVVVTGENGSIVLKFENATGTGIGIFGYLDNGTKVFKKWYGVKGKDEFVLPENLNGSVVVRYTYTQKNIVLDRGVFRISDVLSGTGNRD from the coding sequence ATGGATGTTAACGAGATCAAAGGGAGGCTCACCGGGGCGTACAACATAATTTTGACCCCGAAGTATGCCGCCGCCCTCCTCGTAGTTTTGGCCTCTGCCATCAGGCTCCTCCCGATGCGTTTCAGGTACCTCCTCGGCTACGACCCCTACTTCCACCTCGCATACATCAGGTACGCGCTGGAGAAGGGGGAGTGGGTGAACTTCTTCCCCTATGCCACAGGGCCGTGGGGATTCCAGATCCACAACTCTCACCCTCTCGGCCTCTGGATGACTCCGGCTTACGTGTATAGGTTCCTTTCAGTCTTCGGGGTTTCCCTGTACAACGCCTTCAGGATAACGCCCGTTATCTTTGGGGTTTTGACCGTGCTGTTCACGTATCTGGCCGTCTTGAAGCTCTTTGGGAGGAGGGAGGCCTTTCTCTCGGCGTTCTTTCTGGCGGTTCTCTTCGGCCACGTCTTCCGCTCGATGGCCGGCTACTACAGGGGAGACAACTACATGCTCTTCTGGTACAGCGTGGCACTGTTTGGAATCGCACTGGCGCTGACCAAGAACGGTGAAGGGTGGAAGTACAGGCGGCTGGCATTCTACCTGATACCCGCCCTCTCCAGTGGTTTTGCGGCGATATTCTGGCAGGCTTACTACCCCATATTTGGCTTTCTTCTTGGAAGCGCCCTGCTTATGGCCATTGGAGCGTTTCTGCTGGACGAGAAGGGGGTTTTCATCGACGCCTCTGCTTTAGTGGCGGCAACCGCTTTGGGGGCGTTGTTGGCCAACTCGCTGGGTTCTCGGTTTGGGTACGGCATGGCGGCCTCAACGAGGGGGCTTGGGCAGGCCCTTGCCAAAGAGTTTGGGCTTCAGTTCGGGTTTATTAAGGACGCTTTTCTTTTGATGTACCTCAAATACGCGGTGCCCGTTTCCATCGTGGTGATAGCAGTTCTGTTCGTGCTTTCCAGGGTGCTGAGGGAGAGAAAGCAGCGGGCGGTTGTGGTTGGTATCGGGGTCGTACTCGCACTCTGGGTGGGGGTTAGATACTATGGAATACTGAATGAGATACTGCTGAGACTGTTCCCGGCGGCTCCCATCGTGGAGACTCAGAGGTCTTCATTGGGTGATCTCTGGGAGGCCTATGGGCCGGCGATTCTCATCGCACCAGCATTTCTGTTAAGTTTTCGGTCAAACAGGAGCAAAACAGGGGACTTCGTTGTCCTCGGGCTAGTGATAGTGGCTGTTCCAATGATCATCCTCTGGACAAGATTCCTCTTCATAGGCTCTCTCGCGGTTGCCGTGATGGCCGGGGTAGGCACTGTAAGAACGTATGAGGCAGTGTTGCCCGGGGTGAGTGGCCGGAAATTTGGGGCCACGGCACTGGCTTTGATCCTGCTCTCAGTCCCCCTTGCATCGGCGGTTCATGGGGTCTGGACAACAAAGGGAATCGAGCCTATCACCAACGAAGCATGGGATAGAGCCCTTACATACCTCGGAGAGCACCCAAGCATCAACGACGTCGTCCTGACCTGGTGGGATCAGGGCCACTGGGTTACTTACTTTGCGGGCAGGGCACCCGTGGCCCAGGGCGGTCCCAGCAAGTGGGTGGCGCAGTACTACCTCGGGATCAAGGATGAGAAAGCCCTCATGGGAAGGGGCGTCGACTACGTCATCGTCTCCTACGACACCATAATGAAATTCGGGGCAGTTCTTGAGACGGCGAACGCCTCCCCTGCTGAGTACGCAATGATTCCAATGCCACTCGTGTCATCCACCGGCGGAATGCTCCTCTTTTCAGCCGGACCGTATTCCATCATGGCGGTTCTCAAAGGGGATTACTGGAGTGTTCAGGTCAGCACGGGTGGGGCGATACTGGTTCCCCGCGAAGTCTTCGTTGAGAGGGGAAAATCTGTGGAGAGCGTGACCCTCACAGGCAAGCCGAACGCCGATGCCTACGTCTACATAAACCTGAACTACGGGTATGCAGTACTGATGAACGGGAAAGCCTTTGAAACCCCCCTCGCCAGACTGATGTTCACGGATGACCATCCAAACTTCACGGAGGTTTATTCGGACGGTGGGTACATCAAGATATTCCGGTTTGAGCACCCCAACGTGGTCGTCACTGGGGAGAACGGCTCGATTGTCCTTAAGTTTGAGAACGCCACCGGGACGGGGATTGGGATATTCGGCTACCTCGACAACGGGACAAAGGTGTTCAAGAAGTGGTACGGCGTGAAGGGAAAAGACGAGTTCGTCCTGCCCGAGAACCTGAACGGCAGCGTAGTTGTTAGGTACACTTACACCCAGAAGAATATCGTGCTTGACAGGGGGGTCTTCAGAATTTCGGACGTACTATCCGGTACTGGCAACAGGGATTGA